Within the Deltaproteobacteria bacterium genome, the region TCGTAATGGCCGCCGTCAAGGTCGTCTTGCCATGATCCACATGACCAATAGTGCCTATGTTCACATGAGGCTTACGCCGCTCAAACTTAGGCTTCGACATCAGATGACCTCCTTCCTTCTTAATGTTGATGGCACTCTAGCACCCCCGCGATGGGAGATTATTGCCTCCATTAAGGCAGGGGGTACAGGCCTGTACCTGGAAAATTGCATGGTGTAATTGGCCCTCCCCTGGGTTAGGGAGCGCAGATCAGTGGCATAACCGAACATCTCGGCTAGAGGGACCTTCGCACTTATCACTTGAATCCCCTTGCGGACGTCAATGCCGATGATCTTTCCCCTCCTAGCGTTGAGGTCACCTATTACTTCCCCCAGGAACTCTTCAGGGAGGACAACCTCCAGGGACATAATGGGTTCTAAGGAGATGGGGTTTGCCCTACGTGCAAGATCTCTAAAACAGACAGCGGCCGCTATCTTAAAGGCAAGCTCAGAGGAATCCACCTCGTGATAAGAACCATCTAAAAGGATGGCTTGTAAATCGATCAAGGGGTAGCCAGCGAGGACCCCACGCTGCATCGCCTCTTTAACCCCTTGTTCCACAGCAGGGATATATTCTCTGGGTATGGCCCCTCTCACCACCTTATTTACGAACTCAAACCCCCCTCCAGGCCCAAGAGGTCCTAATCTCAGAACTACATGTCCGTACTGTCCACGGCCCCCCGTCTGTTTGATGAATTTTCCCTCTCCCTCGACGGTCTTGGTAATGGTCTCCCGATAGCTCACCTCAGGGATCCCTACGCGGGCATCTACCTTAAATTCGCGCAAGAGTCGATCCACGATGATCTCCAGGTGGAGTTCGCCCATACCCGAGATCAGGGTTTGCCCTGTATCCTTATCGATCTTGATCTGGAAAGAAGGGTCTTCCAGGGCCAACTTATGCATGGCCCCTCCCAATTTATCCAGGTCCACCTTGGTCTTGGGCTCTATGGAGACAGATATGACCGGTTCGGGGAACTCGATAGTCTCTAATATGATGGGATGTTCCTTGTCCGAGAGGGTATCGCCCGTGGAGGTGTTCTTCAGGCCGACAGCGGCCACGATATCCCCGGCATATACCTCCTTAATCTCCTCCCTTTTGTTGGCGTGCATCTTGAGGAGTCTCCCTACCCTTTCCTCTTTCCCCCGGGTAGGGTTGTAAACGGTGCTCCCCGCCTTCAGGGAGCCAGAGTAGATCCTCAGATAGGTGAGGTGACCTATGAAAGGGTCGTTCATGAGCTTGAAGGCCAAGGCGGAGAAGGGCTCGTTGTCATCGGGTCGTCTCTTCTGCAGCCCACCATCGGGTCTAGTCCCCTCAATGGCAGGGACATCGAGGGGGGAAGGGAGATAGTCAACTACTGCATCCAGAAGGGGTTGAACCCCCCGGTTCTTGAAGGCCGCCCCGCACAATACCGGTACCACCTTTAGCCTCAACGTGGCCTGTCTGATGGCCCCCTTGATCTCCTCAGGGGTAATCTCCAATCCATCTATATACTTCTCCATGAGGGATTCATCCGCCTCTGCCGCCACCTCCAAGATATTCTCCCGATGTTTCAGGGCTTCATCCTTTATATCTTCAGTTATCTCTATGAAGTGGTATTTGGTCCCTAGGGTGGTGGCATCGTAGACGATACCCCTCATCTGCACCAAGTCGATGACCCCGACGAAGTCCTCCTCTTTTCCTAAGGGGAGTTGTAGAGGGAGGGGATAGGTCTTTAACCGGTCCCTCATCATCTGGATGGTTCTCCAATAGTCCGCCCCGACCCTATCCATCTTGTTGACGAAGGCGACCCGGGGAATTCCGTATTTTTCGGCCTGCCGCCAGACGGTTTCAGACTGGGGTTCGACCCCGGCTACTGCGCAGAATATGGAGATGGCTCCATCCAACACCCTGAGGGACCTTTCCACCTCCATGGTAAAGTCTACATGGCCAGGGGTATCTATGATGTTGATACGATGTTTCAGCCAGAAACAGGTGGTAGCCGCAGAGGTAATGGTAATTCCTCTCTCTTGCTCCTGTTTCATCCAGTCCATTACCGCCGAGCCCTCATGTACCTCGCCCATCCTATGGGAGAGGCCGGTATAATAAAGTATTCGTTCGGTGGTGGTGGTTTTCCCGGCATCTATATGGGCCATGATCCCGATATTTCTGACCTTTTCTAACTGTATCAATCTAGCCAACCTTAAAAATCCTCCTTACCAGCGGTAATGGGCGAAGGCCTTATTGGCCTCGGCCATCCTATGGGTATCCTCCTTCTTTTTGATGGCCGCTCCCCTGTTATTGGCGGCGTCCAAGAGCTCCGCAGCCAACTTCTCGTGCATCGTCTTTTCTGGGCGGGCCCTGGCAAATTGGATTATCCACCGGATGGCCAAACTCGTCCTGCGATCATGCCTCACCTCTACGGGTACTTGATAGGTTGCCCCTCCTACCCGCCGCGGCTTGACCTCCAGCACGGGCTTCACATTGTCCACAGCCTGCTTGAAGACATTAAGGGGGTCATCCTTTACCTTTTTCCTCATGATCTCCAGAGAGGTGTAGAATAACCTTTCGGCCAGACTCTTTTTCCCCTTCCTCATGAAGCAGGTGATGAACTTGGCCACCAATATGTCTTTGTACTTAGGATCTGGCTGGATCCGCCTCTTTTTTACTACCCTTCTTCTTGGCATCCCAACCTTCCCGGTCTATTTAGGTTTTTTCGTTCCATATTTAGAGCGAGATTTCCTCCTATCCTGGACCCCCATGGCGTCCAAGGCCCCCCTGATGATATGATAACGGACACCCGGGAGGTCCTTTACCCTCCCCCCCCTAACCAGCACCACCGAGTGCTCCTGAAGGTTGTGTCCGATACCAGGAATATAGGTGCTTACCTCCATTCCATTGGTCAAACGGACCCTGGCCACCTTTCTCAAGGCCGAATTCGGTTTCTTAGGGGTGGTGGTGTAGACCCTTATGCATACCCCTCGTTTTTGAGGGCACCCCCTGAGGGCCGGAGAAGAGGTCTTCCTCTTGATGGCCTCCCGTCCCTTTCTTACCAGTTGATTGATGGTAGGCATCTGTAACCTCCCAATCTAATAAAAGAAAACCCTTTTTAAAAGGGCAAAAACACCTCACCTCTTGAAGCAGCCCGCGGAAATTATCTCAATCTATTGGTCTCTCTTCAGATTAACTTCATACAGTCATAAAATTTCCTCGGGCCCTTCTATCCATATAGGGATTTTTTATAAAACTTTATATAAATATCAGCTTTACTTTTTCTTGTCAAGACCTCCGAGATAATTTTTTCAACCCTTTCCCGGTGCCGCCAATTTTGCCCAAACGGGGGCGAGATGGGTTAGGGAGAATGCGCCCAACAAGACCCCCAGATATAGGGTGAAGAAGCGCCACAACAGGATAGATATCCCCAATATGGGGACAGGAATCAGGGGTGAGAAGAGGAGGAAGAACCCTCCCTCCGCTGCCCCACTACTTCCAGGCGTGGGGATGAAATAGATCATAAGGGTTAAGACGGCCTGGATAAAAATGGACTTTATGCCAAAAATTGACCAAAAACAACAACTCTATCAGGGAACTTTTTATGACCAATAGGGGAAGAAGTTGTACCACTGATCGGGATATTCCCCAATATACCTCTCAAAGGTCCTCACCAACTCCTCCATCCCCTGCCTGATCACACTTTCTCTCTCTTCTCGGGAAGAGCTCTGAAAGCAGATGGGACGTTCAATGATCCCCCAATACTTACCACCTTTTCTTAGTACGACAAAGACGGGCAAAACTGCTGCCCCCGTGGCCATGGCCAAGGTGGCCATCCCCATGGGAAAGCGGGTCTTGCGTCCGAAGAAGTCCAACTTGATGGTGTCGGCCTTTCCCGGGCGGTCTCCCAACATGGCCACCACCTTATTTTCCTTAAGGACCTTCACCACCTCTAGGATAGCAGCAGGGCTTGGGTTCTCGGGGTCTATATAGATGTTTTTGATCCCCTTTGCCGTCCTCATCCGCTCCCTGAAGGCCTTGATATTGGGATCGATCTCATCCAGGGTGAGGACATAGAGATCACAGCCCTTGAAGGCGAGCAACAACCCCCCCAGCTCCCAGTTGCCCAAATGAGGGCTGATACAGATGACCCCCTTTCCCCTCTCCAGTGCCTCAACCATGTGTTCTTGTCCTAATTCCTTTTGAACCATCCTTCCTTTATTTTCAGCGGTGAGACGATGCATCACCATATAGTCGAGAAGATATTGTCCGTAGTTTTGAAAGGTCCGTCTGGCAAGGGCATCTATCTCCTTTTCCCCCCGCCTTTCCCCCTCGATCAGGCTCAAGTTTTTCTTCACCGCCCCCCTGGTCTTGGGCATGAGGAGGTAAAAGAGGCTCCCTATAGAGCTGGTGAATATCCTCTGTAGCGGACGGGGGATAATGGTGGCGAAGAAGTAGAACCAAAAGAGGAAGAAAAACCTGTTGAGCCACCCTCCTGCCCGCATCGTTTATTTGCCCCAGAAGTAGTCTCGGATAAACTTTAACAGGGTTCCCCATCCCAGTTTATGCCTTTTGGCCAACCGCCAAACGTCCTTCATCGCCTTCTTGGAACGTGTATAGTAGAGGAGGTTGGCCTTCAAGAGCAGCCATTCCATCCTGATAAAGGAGATATGTTCATGTTTATATACCAGGTGCTGGGAGTCATAGAAGGGCCAGTGTCGGGTCCAGATCCTCTCTTTTAATTCTTTATAGAGGGCGGTGCCAGGGTAGGGGGTGAGGATGGAAAACTGGGCTACATTGGTGTCCAACCTCTTGGCGAAGCGGATGGTCTCATGGATATCCTTTGCTTTGTCCCTGGGGCTTCCCAGGATATAGCTGGCGAATATCTCAAAGCCATGTCTTTTCAACACCTCCACCGCCTTTATCACCGTATCCAGATCCATCTTTTTTCCAAGTTCGGCAAGGGTTTGGGAACTGGCGCTCTCCACTCCTATATAGATGGTCTTGGCCCCCGCCCTCTTCATCACCTTTAACATTTCCTCGTTGTTCACGATGTTTTCTGCCCGCGAAAAGTTCCACCACCAGATATCAAGCCCTTTCCTGATGATCCCCTCCGAGATAGCAACAACCCTCTGTGGGGAGAGGGTAAAGTTGTCGTCAACGAAGGCCACCGCGCCAAGGTCATATTTATGATGGAGTTCCTCTAATTCCTCTACTACCGAGTCCGGGCTTCTGGCCCTCCACCTTGTGCCAAAAAAGCTGGAGGAGGAGCAGAACTTACAGTTTGTTGGGCAACCCCTGCTGGTTACTACAGGGGTAATGACTCGGTCGCCGAATTTGGTCTTGCGATAGAGCTCTATATCTATCAGGTGGCGAGCGGGCAACGGCAAGGAGTCCAGGTCTTGGATGAAGGGACGAGGTGGGGTCCTGATCACCTCTCCATCCCTTTGAAAGCTAAGTCCCTTTACCCCTTCTAGTGTTTTTCTGTCTCCTTCTAAGGCCCTGACCAGCTCCAATAGGGTTACCTCCCCTTCTCCATGGACTATGAAGTCCACCCACCCAGTGGCGAGGATCTCCTCATCGATGTAACAGGGGTGGGGCCCTCCCATGACCACCATGCAACTCGCCTCTTTTGCTCGGCGAGCGATCTCCATGGCCTTGATGTGGCGGGTGGTGTCAGTGGAGATACCCACTAGATCATAGTTGGAATAATTGGGTCTTTCCCCAGGAGTGCAGAAGTCCCTTATCTCTACGTGATACCCTCCCCTCTCTAGGTAGGACCCGAGATATAATGGCCCCATCGGGGGGAAATGGACCCCCACTGCCCTGAGGATCCCAGCGTTGGCCGGGTTTGTTAGTAAGATTCTCATCGTTACTTGGTTATTCTCCAAAAAAAGTTGCTAAAAATGGTCCAAGGATTTATCTCATTGGGTCCAAGGGGTCAAGGGGCCTAGGGTTCTAGGATTCTAGTAAAACCACTTGAACCCTTGAAACCTTGATTCCTCGAACCCTAAGTGAAGGTTGACTTCAAATCCTCTCAACTCCACCAACTAAATGGGAGAAGAGCCTCTTTTAGTACTAAAGGCCTCGCTGAATTTGCCACATCTGTCCCCCCAACAGGCGATGGCCCTTCCTTCTACTATCAACTCTACCACCTCACAATTGTTCCCGCACCCGTCGCATTCTATGCTGCGGGTGAAGCACTCGCTGTGGGCTATCTCAAAACCCTTAAATTTGGTGGGAGATACGCCAGCTCGGCGTGTGAGCTTGGCGGCCCCTAGGGCCCCCATGACCTCAAACTGGGGGGGTACCACCAAAGGGTGGCCCAACTCCTCTTCAAAGGCCTTCCTTATGCCTGGATTGGCTGCCACCCCGCCCTGAAACACCAGCGGAGGGAAGAGGTCTTTTCCCCTGCCCACGTCATTGAGATAATTCTTGACCAGGGAGTTGCAGAGGCCGGCCACGATCTCTTCGGTTTGAAAACCCATCTGTTGTTTGTGGATCATATCGGTCTCGGCAAATACGGTGCACCTGCCCGCTATTCTTGCCTTTTTTGTCGCCCTTAATGCCATCTGGCCAAACTCCTCAACGGAGATCCCCAGCCTGGTAGCCTGTTGGTCCAAAAAGGAGCCAGTCCCTGCTGCGCAGACGGTGTTCATGGCAAAGTCTACTACCACCCCCTCTTGTAAGATGATGATCTTGGAGTCCTGCCCCCCGATCTCGATGATGGTTTTGACCTCGGGGAGGAGGTCGATGACGGCCACGGCGTGGGCAGTGATCTCGTTTTTCACTACATCAGCCCCCAACAGATAGGCGGCCAGGTGGCGAGCGCTCCCCGTTGTGCCGAGCCCCTGGACCTTCAGGTTGTTCCCGAGTTGGTCCCTTATTTGACGAAGGCCTTCCTTGATGGCCTCCAGGGGTCTGCCCATATTACGCAGATAGACCTTGGCCAGAATCTGATCTGTTTCATCAATAGCCACCGCCTTGGTGGTGATGGACCCTACGTCTACTCCGAGATACATGGTGTTCTACTTTTTTATGGAAAATCTTCTTGGGTTTATTCTATCTCAAAAAGGATCTTTAGTCTAATTTTAATCATAAGCGTAAGGTATTTCACCATGAAGATACATGGTTATAATGTGACGCTCAAGGACGTTTCGGCCCTACTTCAGGGGAGTTCAGCCCCTGACCCCTATGCTCATATTCAACCTGGTAAGTATCTCTATACCCATCCAGGAAACCTACGATTTTTCCCTTGACAAATTTAGGGCGATATTGTTATAGGTCTAGGCGTCAAAATCCACGCCTCAAATTTCATAGGGGGGAGGTTTGATGCTCATCAACTATGTACCCGTCCTCTTTTTGATGGTGCTCGCCATATTTTTTGCCGCCTTTGCGGTATTTTTCTCCCACCTCTTAGGTCCCAAAAAGGTCCATCCGGTAAAGGCAGCCCCCTATGAGTGCGGGATGATCACCCTCGGCCCCACCCATCAGACTATTCCTATAAAATACTACATCATCGCCATGCTCTTCCTCATCTTTGACCTGGAGGTGGTCTTCCTATACCCCTGGGCGGTGGTCTTTAGGGAGTTGGGGGTATTTGGCTTTGTGGAGATGATGATCTTTATCTTTATCCTACTGTTAGGTTTTGTCTATGTCTGGAAAAAAGGAGCCTTGGAATGGGAATAGAGGTCAAGTTAGGGGACAACATCATCACGGCCTCCCTCAGCAAATTGGTCAATTGGGCGCGAAAGAATTCCCTTTGGCCGGTGACCTTTGGCTTGGCTTGATGTGCCCTGGAGATGATGGTCACCAGTTCGGCGGCCTATGACATCGCCAGGTTTGGCGCTGAGGTATTTCGGCCCTCCCCCAGACAGGCAGACCTCATGATCGTGGCGGGGACGGTTACCAAAAAGATGGCCCCCATGGTCAAGAGGATCTACGACCAGATGCCCGAGCCCAAGTGGGTGATCGCCTATGGAAGTTGTGCCTCCTCAGGGGGGATCTTTCAGACCTATAATGTGGTGCAGGGGGTGGATCAGGTCATCCCTGTGGATGTCTATGTGCCAGGTTGCCCCCCAAGACCAGAGGCCCTCTTGACAGCCTTGATAAAACTACAGGAGAAGATCTCGGGGGAAAGCCTCTTGGACAGAAAGGATGAGATCCGTCCCCTCGAACTAGAGGAGATTCGATAAGAGAGGGATTCTATGTGGGATGTGGAGCTTGCCCCTAAGAAGCTGAAGGAGCAATTCCCCAACTCTATCCTGGAGGCCTATCCCTTTCAGGGGGAGATGACCGGTGTGGTCAAGAAGGATGATATCCTGCCTATCTGCAAGTTCCTCTATGGAGATCCCGAGCTCGCCTTCGACTTCCTCACCGATATCTGTGGTGTAGACTATCCGGGGAGGGAGAAGAGGTTTGAGGTGGTCTACCACCTCTATTCCATGAAGCGGAATAAGAGGTTGAGGATCAAGACCTCGGTGGGTGAGGGAGAGGCGATCTCCACGGTGGAATCGATCTGGAAGGCAGCCAACTGGTTAGAGCGAGAGGTCTACGATATGATGGGGATCCCCTTTGAAGGACACAGTGACCTGCGCCGCATCTTGACCTGGGAGGGTTATCAGGGTCATCCCCTGAGGAAGGACTTTCCACTGCGAGGGGAGGATTTCGAGCGCTATGAGGTACCAGCAGAACCGCCCGACGCCGTTCCCACGTTTGCCGGTGAGGTTGAGGGGGAGAGGTATATGACCCTGAACATGGGCCCTCAGCACCCGGCCACCCACGGGGTGTTGCGCTTGGTGTTGAAGCTCGATGGAGAGGTGATCGTCGATGCCGTCCCATACATCGGTCACCTTCACCGGGGCGTGGAGAAGTTGGGGGAGAATATGACCTATACCCAGGCCATCACCCTTACAGACCGTTTGGACTACACCGCCGGCATATCCAATAATCTGGCCTATATCCTGACCGTGGAAAAACTTTTGGGGATAGAGGTACCCAAGAGGGCCCAGTACATCCGGGTGATGCTGGCAGAGCTCCAGAGGATCGCGGCACACCTGCTCTGGCTTGCCAGCCATGCCCTGGACATGGGGGCCATGACCGTCCTTTTTTACACCTTTCGAGAGAGGGAGACGGTTCTCGACATCCTGGAGCATGTCACTGGGGCCAGGCTTACCCCCAGCTTCTTGCGCATAGGGGGGCTGGCCGCTGACCTTCCAGACGGTATCGAGGGGAAGATCAGGGCATTTCTGGAGGATTTTCCCCGCCGCATCCACGAATATGAGACGCTGCTGACCAAAAACATCATCTGGCTGAAGAGGACTAAAGACGTTGGGGTCATCACCGCGCAGCAGGCCATCAATTGGGGGCTCACCGGCCCTGTGTTGAGGGGGTCAGGGGTCAAGTGGGACATCCGCAAGGTATTCCCCTATTCTAGCTATGGGGAGTTCGACTTTGAGATCCCTATCGGGGAAAAGGGTGATGTATACGACCGATATATGGTGAGGTTGGAGGAGATGAGGCAGTCCGCCAGGATCGTCCGTCAGACCTTGGATAGGCTTCCCGACGGGGACCTCAACTATTATGACCCCAAGGTGACACCGCCGAATAAGGATTTGGTGGAAAAGGAGATCAACGCCCTGATCCGCCACTTCAAACTTATGTCCGAGGGGATATCACCATTTCCAGGTGAGGTCTACGCCAGCACCGAAAACCCCAAGGGGGAGCTGGGTTGGTATCTGGTGAGCGATGGAAGCAATCACCCCTATCGCTATCGTATCCGTCCCCCCTGCTTTGTGAACCTGGCGGCCCTGCCGGAGATGGTCAAGGGGCACCTGGTGGCCGATGTGGTGGCCGTCATCGGGAGCATAGACATCGTCTTAGGGGAGATAGACCGTTAGCCCACAGTGATAGGCCTTTTGTCTATGAGGTGACGATGGGAGAGGTAATTTTCAGCTATTGGGGAGGGAGGCTGACCGATAACAGGGGGAAGGCCCCGGAGGAGTTCGCCGAGCCGGAGAGGTTGAAATTGCCCCCTGAGTTCAAACCAGGGGTCCGGATAAAGGCCTTCATGGGGTGGGATGGCTTTGCCATCCAGGAGGCGGACGTCAGCATTGTCGATATGTGCCGGGCCTATATGGAGGCGGTGCAGAAGGAGTCCTGTGGGAAATGCTTCCCCTGCAGGGTCGGCACCAAGGTGATCGCCGAGACCCTGGAAAGGATCGCCCAAGGAAAGGGCAAGATGAGGGACTTGGACCTGATGGAGTCCCTGGGGCACTCCATCCAGGAGGGCTCAAAGTGCAATCTCGGCCAGACCGGCCCTATCCCCCTTCTGGTGGCCTTGGAGCATTTTCGCGACGAATTCGCGAAGGTGATCAAGAACAAGAAGAAGGTCCTCCGGGGAGATTATAAGGTTAAACT harbors:
- a CDS encoding flippase-like domain-containing protein, whose protein sequence is MIYFIPTPGSSGAAEGGFFLLFSPLIPVPILGISILLWRFFTLYLGVLLGAFSLTHLAPVWAKLAAPGKG
- the fusA gene encoding elongation factor G, with translation MARLIQLEKVRNIGIMAHIDAGKTTTTERILYYTGLSHRMGEVHEGSAVMDWMKQEQERGITITSAATTCFWLKHRINIIDTPGHVDFTMEVERSLRVLDGAISIFCAVAGVEPQSETVWRQAEKYGIPRVAFVNKMDRVGADYWRTIQMMRDRLKTYPLPLQLPLGKEEDFVGVIDLVQMRGIVYDATTLGTKYHFIEITEDIKDEALKHRENILEVAAEADESLMEKYIDGLEITPEEIKGAIRQATLRLKVVPVLCGAAFKNRGVQPLLDAVVDYLPSPLDVPAIEGTRPDGGLQKRRPDDNEPFSALAFKLMNDPFIGHLTYLRIYSGSLKAGSTVYNPTRGKEERVGRLLKMHANKREEIKEVYAGDIVAAVGLKNTSTGDTLSDKEHPIILETIEFPEPVISVSIEPKTKVDLDKLGGAMHKLALEDPSFQIKIDKDTGQTLISGMGELHLEIIVDRLLREFKVDARVGIPEVSYRETITKTVEGEGKFIKQTGGRGQYGHVVLRLGPLGPGGGFEFVNKVVRGAIPREYIPAVEQGVKEAMQRGVLAGYPLIDLQAILLDGSYHEVDSSELAFKIAAAVCFRDLARRANPISLEPIMSLEVVLPEEFLGEVIGDLNARRGKIIGIDVRKGIQVISAKVPLAEMFGYATDLRSLTQGRANYTMQFSRYRPVPPALMEAIISHRGGARVPSTLRRKEVI
- the nuoD gene encoding NADH dehydrogenase (quinone) subunit D, with the protein product MTGVVKKDDILPICKFLYGDPELAFDFLTDICGVDYPGREKRFEVVYHLYSMKRNKRLRIKTSVGEGEAISTVESIWKAANWLEREVYDMMGIPFEGHSDLRRILTWEGYQGHPLRKDFPLRGEDFERYEVPAEPPDAVPTFAGEVEGERYMTLNMGPQHPATHGVLRLVLKLDGEVIVDAVPYIGHLHRGVEKLGENMTYTQAITLTDRLDYTAGISNNLAYILTVEKLLGIEVPKRAQYIRVMLAELQRIAAHLLWLASHALDMGAMTVLFYTFRERETVLDILEHVTGARLTPSFLRIGGLAADLPDGIEGKIRAFLEDFPRRIHEYETLLTKNIIWLKRTKDVGVITAQQAINWGLTGPVLRGSGVKWDIRKVFPYSSYGEFDFEIPIGEKGDVYDRYMVRLEEMRQSARIVRQTLDRLPDGDLNYYDPKVTPPNKDLVEKEINALIRHFKLMSEGISPFPGEVYASTENPKGELGWYLVSDGSNHPYRYRIRPPCFVNLAALPEMVKGHLVADVVAVIGSIDIVLGEIDR
- a CDS encoding NADH-quinone oxidoreductase subunit A, translating into MLINYVPVLFLMVLAIFFAAFAVFFSHLLGPKKVHPVKAAPYECGMITLGPTHQTIPIKYYIIAMLFLIFDLEVVFLYPWAVVFRELGVFGFVEMMIFIFILLLGFVYVWKKGALEWE
- a CDS encoding 30S ribosomal protein S12; protein product: MPTINQLVRKGREAIKRKTSSPALRGCPQKRGVCIRVYTTTPKKPNSALRKVARVRLTNGMEVSTYIPGIGHNLQEHSVVLVRGGRVKDLPGVRYHIIRGALDAMGVQDRRKSRSKYGTKKPK
- a CDS encoding elongation factor Tu; this encodes MSKPKFERRKPHVNIGTIGHVDHGKTTLTAAIT
- the rpsG gene encoding 30S ribosomal protein S7; this encodes MPRRRVVKKRRIQPDPKYKDILVAKFITCFMRKGKKSLAERLFYTSLEIMRKKVKDDPLNVFKQAVDNVKPVLEVKPRRVGGATYQVPVEVRHDRRTSLAIRWIIQFARARPEKTMHEKLAAELLDAANNRGAAIKKKEDTHRMAEANKAFAHYRW
- a CDS encoding radical SAM protein, producing MRILLTNPANAGILRAVGVHFPPMGPLYLGSYLERGGYHVEIRDFCTPGERPNYSNYDLVGISTDTTRHIKAMEIARRAKEASCMVVMGGPHPCYIDEEILATGWVDFIVHGEGEVTLLELVRALEGDRKTLEGVKGLSFQRDGEVIRTPPRPFIQDLDSLPLPARHLIDIELYRKTKFGDRVITPVVTSRGCPTNCKFCSSSSFFGTRWRARSPDSVVEELEELHHKYDLGAVAFVDDNFTLSPQRVVAISEGIIRKGLDIWWWNFSRAENIVNNEEMLKVMKRAGAKTIYIGVESASSQTLAELGKKMDLDTVIKAVEVLKRHGFEIFASYILGSPRDKAKDIHETIRFAKRLDTNVAQFSILTPYPGTALYKELKERIWTRHWPFYDSQHLVYKHEHISFIRMEWLLLKANLLYYTRSKKAMKDVWRLAKRHKLGWGTLLKFIRDYFWGK
- a CDS encoding 2-hydroxyglutaryl-CoA dehydratase, with translation MYLGVDVGSITTKAVAIDETDQILAKVYLRNMGRPLEAIKEGLRQIRDQLGNNLKVQGLGTTGSARHLAAYLLGADVVKNEITAHAVAVIDLLPEVKTIIEIGGQDSKIIILQEGVVVDFAMNTVCAAGTGSFLDQQATRLGISVEEFGQMALRATKKARIAGRCTVFAETDMIHKQQMGFQTEEIVAGLCNSLVKNYLNDVGRGKDLFPPLVFQGGVAANPGIRKAFEEELGHPLVVPPQFEVMGALGAAKLTRRAGVSPTKFKGFEIAHSECFTRSIECDGCGNNCEVVELIVEGRAIACWGDRCGKFSEAFSTKRGSSPI
- a CDS encoding lysophospholipid acyltransferase family protein, whose protein sequence is MRAGGWLNRFFFLFWFYFFATIIPRPLQRIFTSSIGSLFYLLMPKTRGAVKKNLSLIEGERRGEKEIDALARRTFQNYGQYLLDYMVMHRLTAENKGRMVQKELGQEHMVEALERGKGVICISPHLGNWELGGLLLAFKGCDLYVLTLDEIDPNIKAFRERMRTAKGIKNIYIDPENPSPAAILEVVKVLKENKVVAMLGDRPGKADTIKLDFFGRKTRFPMGMATLAMATGAAVLPVFVVLRKGGKYWGIIERPICFQSSSREERESVIRQGMEELVRTFERYIGEYPDQWYNFFPYWS